A window of the Listeria swaminathanii genome harbors these coding sequences:
- the rpmA gene encoding 50S ribosomal protein L27, whose translation MLKFDIQHFAHKKGGGSTSNGRDSESKRLGAKRADGQFVTGGSILYRQRGTKIYPGTNVGRGGDDTLFAKTDGVVRFERMGRDKKKVSVYPEVQEA comes from the coding sequence ATGTTAAAATTTGATATTCAACATTTTGCGCACAAAAAGGGTGGCGGTTCGACTTCTAACGGACGTGACTCTGAATCAAAACGTTTAGGTGCAAAACGTGCGGACGGACAATTTGTTACTGGTGGATCTATCCTTTACCGTCAACGTGGTACTAAAATCTATCCAGGAACTAACGTAGGACGTGGAGGCGATGATACTTTATTCGCTAAAACTGACGGCGTTGTACGTTTCGAACGTATGGGACGCGACAAGAAAAAAGTTAGCGTTTATCCTGAAGTACAAGAAGCTTAA
- the tgt gene encoding tRNA guanosine(34) transglycosylase Tgt: MSAIRYELIKTDKQTGARLGKIHTPHGTFDTPMFMPVGTLATVKTMSPEELKAMGAGIILSNTYHLWLRPGEELIREAGGLHKFMNWDQPILTDSGGFQVFSLSKMRDIKEEGVHFRNHLNGDKLFLSPEKAIQIQNALGSDIMMSFDECPPYPASHEYMKKSVERTSRWAERGLKAHERPEDQGLFGIVQGGAYEDLRAQSAKDLVSLDFPGYSIGGLSVGEPKDVMNRVLEHTTPLLPANKPRYLMGVGSPDSLIDGVIRGVDMFDCVLPTRIARNGTCMTSNGRLVIKNAKFTHDFRPIDENCDCYTCKNYSRAYIRHLIRCEETFGIRLTTYHNLHFLLNLMKQVRGAIMEDRLADFREEFFEQYGFNRPDAKNF; encoded by the coding sequence ATGTCTGCCATTCGTTATGAACTAATAAAAACAGATAAACAAACAGGTGCTCGTCTTGGTAAAATTCATACACCACACGGCACATTTGATACACCCATGTTTATGCCAGTTGGGACACTTGCAACGGTAAAAACAATGTCGCCTGAAGAACTAAAAGCGATGGGTGCGGGTATTATTTTAAGCAATACGTATCACTTATGGTTACGCCCTGGGGAAGAACTTATTCGAGAAGCAGGCGGACTACATAAATTTATGAACTGGGATCAACCAATCTTAACGGACTCTGGCGGTTTTCAGGTGTTCAGTTTGAGTAAAATGCGTGATATCAAAGAAGAAGGTGTTCATTTCCGTAACCATTTAAACGGAGACAAACTTTTCTTATCACCAGAAAAAGCAATTCAAATTCAAAATGCGCTAGGGTCGGATATTATGATGAGTTTTGATGAATGTCCACCGTATCCAGCGTCCCATGAATATATGAAAAAATCAGTAGAAAGAACATCGCGCTGGGCTGAACGTGGCTTAAAAGCACATGAAAGACCAGAAGACCAAGGTTTGTTCGGAATCGTCCAAGGTGGAGCATACGAAGATTTACGTGCCCAAAGTGCCAAAGATCTCGTATCACTAGACTTCCCAGGCTATTCGATCGGCGGACTATCCGTTGGTGAACCTAAAGACGTGATGAACCGAGTATTAGAACACACAACGCCATTATTACCAGCTAATAAACCACGTTACTTAATGGGCGTAGGTTCGCCTGACTCATTAATCGATGGTGTAATTCGAGGAGTGGACATGTTTGACTGTGTTCTTCCTACACGTATCGCACGAAATGGTACTTGTATGACATCAAATGGTCGCTTAGTTATCAAAAATGCTAAGTTCACCCATGATTTCCGTCCAATTGATGAAAATTGTGATTGTTACACATGTAAAAATTACTCACGTGCATACATTCGACACTTGATTCGTTGTGAGGAAACATTTGGAATTAGACTTACAACTTATCATAATCTTCATTTTCTGTTAAACTTAATGAAGCAAGTCCGTGGCGCTATTATGGAAGATCGTCTTGCTGATTTTAGGGAAGAATTTTTTGAGCAATATGGATTCAATCGTCCTGATGCAAAAAATTTCTAA
- the pheA gene encoding prephenate dehydratase translates to MKIAYLGPAASFTHAAAAKAFPKEEMIAKSTIPDCIMAIEKEDVDVAVVPIENTIEGSVNITLDYLFHFSSVPVVAEIVLPIAQHLMVHPAHVATWKSVQKVMSHPQALAQCHTFLQAELYGVEREVTPSTAYAAKWVSNNPTELAAAIAPRMAASEYGLEIVKENAQDLELNQTRFFVLSRKPVSILLPKEEEKTSISVILPNNMPGALHKVLSTFAWRDIDLSKIESRPLKTSLGEYFFLIDVLSEGKETLVTNALDEITLLGGTANKLGTYHVHRLQTT, encoded by the coding sequence ATGAAAATTGCTTATTTAGGCCCAGCAGCATCTTTTACACACGCAGCGGCAGCAAAGGCTTTTCCAAAAGAAGAGATGATTGCTAAAAGCACGATTCCAGATTGTATTATGGCAATTGAAAAGGAAGACGTGGATGTGGCGGTTGTTCCAATCGAAAACACCATCGAAGGAAGCGTTAATATCACGCTGGACTACTTATTTCATTTTTCAAGTGTTCCTGTAGTGGCCGAGATTGTTTTGCCGATTGCGCAACATTTAATGGTTCATCCTGCACATGTCGCAACATGGAAATCCGTTCAGAAGGTAATGTCCCATCCACAGGCGCTTGCACAGTGTCATACATTTTTACAAGCTGAATTATATGGCGTTGAGCGGGAAGTAACACCTTCTACAGCGTATGCGGCAAAATGGGTGAGCAATAATCCGACTGAACTTGCAGCAGCTATTGCACCGCGCATGGCGGCGAGTGAGTATGGTCTTGAAATTGTGAAAGAAAATGCGCAAGACTTGGAATTAAATCAAACGAGATTTTTTGTTTTAAGCCGCAAGCCAGTTTCCATTTTATTGCCAAAAGAAGAAGAAAAAACGTCTATTTCTGTCATTTTGCCAAACAATATGCCAGGGGCGTTACATAAAGTATTATCTACATTTGCGTGGCGCGATATTGATTTAAGTAAAATTGAATCGAGACCGCTGAAAACTTCATTAGGCGAGTACTTTTTCTTAATTGACGTTCTTTCAGAAGGGAAGGAAACTCTTGTCACAAATGCACTTGACGAAATTACCCTTTTAGGTGGAACGGCAAATAAACTTGGAACCTATCACGTTCACCGCTTACAAACGACCTAA
- the ruvA gene encoding Holliday junction branch migration protein RuvA, which yields MYDYIKGTVTTITPEYIVVEAGQIGYQIITGNPFSFQRLEGTDAQVFLYQHVREDNISLFGFQTTEERYLFKKLLSVSGIGPKSALAIIASGDVVPLITAIESEDDVYLTKFPSVGKKTARQIILDLKGKLADVVASEIVFTAPGNDIVAGLSPQLEEAVLALEALGYSTRELKKVIPKLAKETDLTSDAYIKLALQLMTK from the coding sequence TTGTACGATTACATAAAAGGAACCGTAACGACTATTACACCAGAATATATTGTTGTAGAAGCAGGCCAAATTGGCTATCAAATAATTACAGGAAACCCGTTTTCCTTTCAACGACTAGAAGGTACAGATGCGCAAGTCTTTTTGTATCAGCATGTGCGGGAAGATAATATTTCTTTGTTCGGTTTTCAAACAACAGAAGAACGCTATTTATTCAAAAAATTATTAAGTGTTTCCGGCATTGGTCCAAAAAGCGCTTTAGCTATTATTGCTTCGGGCGATGTCGTTCCGCTTATTACGGCTATTGAATCAGAAGATGATGTTTATTTAACAAAATTCCCGAGTGTCGGTAAAAAGACTGCTCGTCAAATCATTCTCGACTTAAAAGGGAAACTTGCGGATGTTGTCGCGAGTGAAATTGTTTTTACAGCGCCAGGAAACGACATTGTTGCTGGACTTTCACCGCAATTAGAAGAAGCTGTTTTAGCACTGGAAGCTCTTGGCTACAGCACACGCGAGCTGAAAAAAGTAATACCAAAATTGGCTAAAGAAACTGACTTAACGAGCGATGCATATATCAAGCTAGCACTACAATTAATGACAAAATAG
- the queA gene encoding tRNA preQ1(34) S-adenosylmethionine ribosyltransferase-isomerase QueA codes for MKVEDFDFDLPEELIAQTPLLDRTSSRLMVLDKKSGEIKDQHFTDIISYLNEGDALVLNDTRVLPARLHGIKDETGAHIEVLLLKQKEGNAWETLVKPAKRIRKGATITFGDGALKATCLEELEHGGRILEFSYEGIFYEVLEQLGEMPLPPYIKEQLADQDRYQTVYAKENGSAAAPTAGLHFTEDLLAKISEKGVEIIFVTLHVGLGTFRPVDVEDTANHKMHSEFYRLTEESAERINRIKAQGGKVVAVGTTSIRTLETIASRHDGKLVAESGWTEIFISPGYTFQAVDALITNFHLPKSTLIMLVSALSDRTKILAAYNHAVEEKYRFFSFGDAMFIH; via the coding sequence ATGAAAGTAGAAGATTTCGATTTTGATTTACCAGAAGAATTAATCGCACAAACTCCATTACTGGACCGGACGTCGAGCCGATTAATGGTGCTTGATAAAAAGTCAGGTGAAATAAAAGATCAACATTTCACGGATATTATTAGCTACTTAAATGAAGGGGACGCATTAGTGTTAAACGATACACGCGTTCTCCCGGCTAGACTTCACGGTATTAAAGATGAAACCGGCGCACATATTGAAGTTTTACTTTTAAAACAAAAAGAAGGCAATGCGTGGGAAACTTTAGTAAAACCGGCGAAAAGAATTCGTAAAGGCGCGACAATTACATTCGGCGATGGCGCTTTAAAAGCAACTTGCCTAGAAGAATTAGAACATGGTGGCCGAATTCTAGAGTTTTCTTATGAAGGGATTTTTTATGAAGTATTGGAGCAACTGGGTGAGATGCCGCTTCCTCCATACATTAAAGAACAACTCGCTGATCAGGACCGTTACCAAACCGTTTATGCTAAAGAAAATGGTTCAGCTGCGGCGCCAACTGCGGGTCTGCACTTTACTGAAGATTTACTGGCTAAAATTAGCGAAAAAGGCGTAGAAATTATTTTTGTTACACTTCATGTTGGGCTTGGAACGTTCCGCCCAGTAGACGTAGAGGATACTGCCAATCATAAAATGCACTCGGAGTTTTATCGTTTAACAGAGGAATCTGCTGAGCGAATCAATCGAATCAAAGCACAGGGTGGAAAAGTGGTTGCAGTTGGAACAACGTCTATTCGAACATTAGAAACCATTGCAAGTCGCCATGATGGTAAGTTAGTTGCCGAGTCTGGCTGGACGGAGATTTTTATTTCGCCAGGGTATACTTTCCAAGCAGTAGATGCCTTAATCACTAATTTCCATTTACCGAAATCGACCTTAATTATGCTTGTATCTGCTTTATCGGATCGTACAAAGATTTTAGCAGCTTATAATCATGCTGTAGAAGAAAAATATCGCTTCTTTAGTTTTGGCGATGCAATGTTTATTCATTAA
- the yajC gene encoding preprotein translocase subunit YajC, protein MGGIVTFIPIILMVVLFYFLLIRPQQKRQKEVQNMQSSLAKGDKIITIGGLHGIVEAIEDGTVILKCGNSKLTFDRNAVRTVLEKGTSNSVVTETISDDTEVEDNK, encoded by the coding sequence ATGGGCGGTATTGTAACATTTATACCAATTATCTTGATGGTCGTTTTGTTTTACTTCTTGTTAATCAGACCTCAACAAAAACGTCAAAAAGAAGTGCAAAATATGCAAAGTAGTTTAGCAAAAGGTGATAAAATTATTACTATTGGTGGACTTCACGGTATTGTAGAAGCAATTGAAGATGGCACAGTCATTTTGAAATGCGGAAACAGCAAATTAACTTTTGACCGTAATGCAGTTAGAACTGTACTTGAAAAAGGTACTTCTAATTCAGTTGTAACAGAAACAATTTCTGATGACACGGAAGTAGAAGACAACAAATAA
- a CDS encoding YebC/PmpR family DNA-binding transcriptional regulator, whose product MSGHSKWNNIQGRKNAQDSKRSKIFQKLAREIFVAAKKGPDPNLNPALRLVMDKAKAVNMPNDNIKRAIDKASGNSNAENYDEITYEGYAPGGIAVLVHALTDNKNRTSTNVRVAFNKNGGSLGETGSVSYMFDRKGYLVILREGLTVDEEEFMLEAIEAGADDVEVSDDVFEIFTDPATFPEVKEALQQAGYTFATAELSMFPTVYNEIAENNQTQFDKMLEALEDDDDVQEVYTNAEIK is encoded by the coding sequence ATGTCAGGACATTCAAAATGGAATAATATTCAAGGTCGAAAAAATGCACAAGATTCCAAGCGTTCCAAAATATTTCAAAAGTTAGCGAGAGAGATTTTTGTCGCAGCAAAAAAAGGTCCTGATCCTAATTTAAATCCAGCGCTCCGATTAGTTATGGATAAAGCAAAAGCAGTCAACATGCCAAATGATAATATTAAGCGCGCGATTGATAAGGCGTCTGGTAATTCGAATGCTGAAAATTATGATGAGATAACATACGAAGGTTATGCGCCGGGCGGTATTGCGGTACTTGTCCATGCGCTTACAGATAATAAAAATCGGACGAGCACCAATGTTCGTGTAGCTTTTAACAAGAATGGTGGAAGCTTAGGTGAAACCGGAAGTGTAAGTTATATGTTCGATCGTAAAGGCTACCTGGTTATTTTGCGCGAAGGTTTAACTGTAGATGAAGAGGAGTTTATGCTGGAGGCAATTGAAGCAGGTGCGGACGATGTGGAAGTAAGTGATGACGTTTTTGAAATTTTCACTGATCCAGCGACTTTCCCGGAAGTTAAAGAAGCATTACAACAAGCCGGGTATACGTTCGCCACAGCGGAACTATCGATGTTTCCAACTGTTTATAATGAAATTGCGGAAAATAACCAAACACAATTTGATAAAATGTTAGAAGCGCTAGAAGATGATGATGACGTGCAAGAAGTTTATACGAACGCGGAGATAAAGTAA
- the ruvB gene encoding Holliday junction branch migration DNA helicase RuvB → MDERIISSETVDAEEVSFETSLRPQNLSQYIGQDKVKNNLTVFIEAATLRNEALDHVLLYGPPGLGKTTLAMVIAAEMGSQIKTTSGPAIERPGDLATILTSLEPGDVLFIDEIHRLSRAIEEILYPAMEDYCLDIVIGTGPTARSVRLDLPPFTLIGATTRAGLLSAPLRDRFGVIDHLEFYTEDQLTEIVLRTSSILNTKIDDLGAREIARRSRGTPRIANRLLKRVRDFAQVRGNGTVTEKLAKEALTLLQVDPRGLDTIDQKLLHTIIQSFRGGPVGLDTIAASIGEERETIEDMQEPYLLQIGFLQRTPRGRIATETAYNHLGISYEKEV, encoded by the coding sequence ATGGATGAACGAATTATTTCAAGTGAAACGGTAGACGCAGAAGAAGTATCTTTTGAAACTAGTTTGCGGCCACAGAACCTTTCACAATATATCGGGCAAGATAAAGTAAAGAATAATTTAACCGTCTTTATTGAAGCTGCTACGCTCCGAAATGAAGCGCTTGATCATGTGCTTTTATACGGACCACCAGGACTTGGTAAAACAACACTTGCGATGGTTATTGCTGCTGAGATGGGGAGCCAAATTAAAACGACGAGCGGGCCAGCTATTGAACGCCCTGGCGACTTGGCGACTATTTTGACAAGTTTAGAACCAGGTGACGTGTTATTTATTGATGAAATCCATCGTTTATCACGAGCAATTGAAGAAATTTTATATCCAGCAATGGAAGATTATTGTTTGGATATTGTTATTGGAACAGGGCCAACTGCACGCTCGGTTCGTCTAGATTTACCGCCATTTACACTTATTGGAGCAACCACACGTGCGGGACTACTATCGGCGCCGCTTCGAGATCGTTTTGGTGTAATTGATCATTTGGAGTTTTATACCGAAGATCAATTGACGGAAATTGTGCTGCGAACATCGAGCATATTAAATACGAAAATTGATGACCTTGGTGCGCGTGAAATTGCTAGACGCTCAAGAGGGACCCCGCGGATTGCCAATCGTTTATTAAAACGAGTACGTGATTTTGCGCAAGTGCGCGGAAATGGAACAGTCACTGAAAAACTTGCCAAAGAAGCACTTACTTTGCTACAAGTGGATCCAAGAGGACTTGATACTATTGACCAAAAGCTGCTGCATACGATTATTCAATCATTTAGAGGCGGACCAGTTGGGCTTGATACGATAGCTGCCAGTATTGGCGAAGAACGAGAAACCATTGAAGATATGCAAGAACCATATTTACTACAAATCGGTTTTCTACAAAGAACGCCACGTGGAAGAATTGCCACTGAAACGGCGTATAACCATTTAGGAATAAGTTATGAAAAAGAGGTATAA
- a CDS encoding MIP/aquaporin family protein: protein MIDTSLATQFLGEVVGTAILIILGAGVVAGVSLKKSKAENGGWVVITLAWGLGVTMGVYVSGYMSMAHLNPAVTIAMALAGAFPWDYVLPYILAQFIGAFIGATLVWLHYYPHWKKTEDKPTKLGVFATAPAIRHFTSNFFGEALGTFMLVFGLLSLGANSFSDGLNPLVVGALIVAIGMSLGGTTGYAINPARDLGPRIAHFVWPISGKGGSDWGYSWVPVIGPIMGGALGALGYNAIIKGELGMWFWVFAVLFVLILILTMQLDKKKDLA from the coding sequence ATGATTGACACAAGTTTAGCAACACAATTTCTAGGTGAAGTTGTTGGTACTGCCATTCTAATTATTTTAGGTGCTGGTGTCGTAGCAGGTGTTTCGCTGAAGAAATCAAAAGCGGAGAATGGCGGCTGGGTCGTTATTACTTTAGCTTGGGGGCTAGGTGTTACAATGGGTGTATATGTTTCAGGATACATGAGTATGGCCCATCTTAACCCTGCTGTAACGATCGCTATGGCGCTTGCGGGTGCTTTCCCGTGGGATTACGTATTGCCTTATATTCTTGCTCAATTTATCGGAGCGTTTATCGGGGCAACGCTTGTATGGTTACATTACTACCCACATTGGAAGAAAACAGAAGATAAACCAACAAAACTAGGCGTGTTTGCAACGGCGCCAGCTATTCGCCATTTTACATCGAACTTTTTTGGTGAAGCATTAGGTACATTTATGTTAGTGTTTGGATTACTATCATTAGGTGCTAATTCCTTTTCAGACGGATTAAATCCACTTGTTGTTGGTGCATTAATCGTAGCTATCGGGATGTCTCTTGGTGGAACTACAGGTTATGCAATCAATCCAGCTCGTGACCTTGGACCGAGAATTGCGCATTTCGTTTGGCCGATTTCTGGTAAAGGTGGATCAGACTGGGGTTACTCATGGGTTCCTGTTATTGGACCAATCATGGGTGGTGCATTAGGTGCTTTAGGGTATAATGCCATTATTAAAGGCGAACTAGGAATGTGGTTCTGGGTGTTCGCGGTATTATTTGTTTTAATTCTTATTTTAACCATGCAACTCGACAAGAAAAAAGATTTAGCATAG
- the obgE gene encoding GTPase ObgE: MFVDQVKIYVKAGNGGDGMVAFRREKFVPNGGPAGGDGGKGADVVFVVDEGLRTLVDFRFKRIFKAEHGEHGMSKSMHGRGASDLVVKVPQGTIVKDIDTGEIIADLVAHGQRAVIAKAGRGGRGNKRFATPANPAPELSENGEPGQERNVQLELKVLADVGLVGFPSVGKSTLLSVVSAARPKIAAYHFTTIVPNLGMVDAGDGRSFVMADLPGLIEGASQGVGLGHQFLRHIERTRVIVHVIDMSGSEGRVPFDDYVAINNELEQYNLRLMERPQIIVANKMDMPDAEENLKEFKTKIAEDIPVFPISAVTKTGLRELLLAIADKLETTPEFPLNEILEQEDEDTVLYKYVAEEPDFEISREPDGTFVLSGTKIERLFTMTNFERDASISRFARQLRAMGVDEALRKRGAKDGDIVRLLDYEFEFMD; encoded by the coding sequence ATGTTTGTAGATCAGGTTAAGATATATGTAAAAGCTGGTAATGGTGGGGACGGTATGGTAGCATTCCGTCGCGAAAAATTTGTACCAAACGGTGGTCCTGCTGGCGGTGACGGCGGTAAAGGAGCAGACGTTGTATTTGTAGTAGATGAAGGTCTGCGTACGCTAGTAGATTTCCGCTTTAAACGCATTTTTAAAGCAGAACACGGCGAACACGGCATGAGTAAAAGTATGCACGGACGTGGTGCGAGTGATTTAGTAGTAAAAGTACCACAAGGAACGATTGTAAAAGATATTGATACTGGCGAGATTATTGCTGATTTAGTAGCGCATGGTCAACGCGCAGTTATTGCAAAAGCGGGACGTGGCGGACGTGGTAATAAACGTTTTGCAACTCCAGCAAATCCAGCTCCGGAACTTTCTGAAAACGGAGAACCAGGACAAGAACGAAATGTACAATTAGAACTTAAAGTGTTAGCAGATGTTGGTTTAGTTGGTTTTCCAAGTGTTGGTAAATCTACTTTACTATCTGTTGTATCGGCAGCGAGACCAAAAATCGCAGCTTATCACTTTACAACGATTGTTCCTAATTTAGGGATGGTTGATGCAGGTGATGGCCGTAGTTTTGTTATGGCGGATTTGCCAGGTCTGATTGAAGGTGCGAGTCAAGGTGTTGGTTTAGGACATCAATTCTTACGCCATATCGAAAGAACACGTGTTATCGTGCATGTTATTGATATGTCTGGTTCAGAAGGGCGTGTACCTTTTGACGATTACGTAGCAATTAATAATGAATTAGAACAATACAACTTACGCTTGATGGAACGTCCACAAATCATTGTAGCCAACAAAATGGACATGCCAGATGCGGAAGAAAATTTAAAAGAATTTAAAACGAAAATTGCAGAAGATATTCCGGTGTTCCCAATTTCAGCTGTAACGAAAACAGGGCTTCGCGAATTACTTCTTGCTATTGCAGATAAATTAGAAACAACACCAGAATTTCCACTTAATGAAATTTTGGAACAAGAAGACGAAGATACAGTTCTTTACAAATATGTTGCTGAAGAACCAGACTTCGAAATTTCTAGAGAGCCAGACGGTACTTTCGTATTAAGTGGCACGAAAATCGAACGCTTATTTACGATGACGAACTTTGAACGTGATGCTTCTATTAGCCGTTTTGCGCGTCAACTGCGTGCAATGGGTGTCGATGAGGCGCTTAGAAAACGCGGCGCTAAAGATGGCGATATCGTTCGCTTGCTTGATTATGAATTTGAATTTATGGATTAA
- the glpK gene encoding glycerol kinase GlpK, whose translation MEKKYILALDQGTTSSRAMIIDEEGEVIGVAQEEFDQIFPKPGWVEHNANEIWASILAVIAGVLLKTNISSKEIAGIGITNQRETTVVWDKESGNPIYNAIVWQSRQTEDICKQLRKDGYEDTIRSKTGLLIDPYFAGTKARWILDHVDGAQERAEKGELLFGTIDTWLVWKLTGGRAHVTDYSNASRTLLYNIYDLEWDDELLKMLNIPRAMLPEVRPSSEVYADTVPYHFFGEEVPVAGIAGDQQAALFGQGCFEKGMAKNTYGTGCFLLMNTGEKAVRSENGLLTTLAWGIDGKVEYALEGSIFVAGSAIQWLRDGLRMVRQSSDSENYASRIESSDGVYVVPAFVGLGAPYWDSDVRGAVFGLTRGTEKEQFIRATLESLAYQTRDVLYAMEQDSGIKLKTLRVDGGASANNFLMQFQSDILGVPVERPENKETTVLGAAFLAGLAVGVWKDKNEIKKHWKLDKRFEVEMKEEQREDLYEGWHKAVKAAQAFK comes from the coding sequence ATGGAAAAGAAATATATTTTAGCACTAGATCAAGGAACAACGAGTTCAAGAGCGATGATTATTGATGAAGAAGGCGAAGTAATTGGCGTTGCGCAAGAAGAATTTGACCAAATTTTTCCTAAGCCAGGCTGGGTTGAGCATAATGCCAATGAAATCTGGGCTTCCATTTTAGCTGTAATTGCGGGTGTGTTACTTAAAACAAATATTTCTTCTAAAGAAATTGCTGGTATCGGTATTACTAACCAACGTGAAACAACCGTTGTTTGGGATAAAGAAAGCGGCAACCCGATTTATAATGCGATTGTTTGGCAATCTCGTCAAACGGAAGATATTTGTAAACAACTACGTAAAGATGGCTATGAAGATACGATTCGTTCTAAAACCGGCCTTTTGATTGATCCATATTTTGCGGGAACAAAAGCTCGCTGGATTCTGGACCATGTAGACGGAGCACAAGAACGTGCTGAAAAAGGGGAACTTCTTTTCGGGACAATTGATACTTGGTTAGTTTGGAAATTAACTGGTGGTCGTGCGCACGTTACGGATTATTCCAATGCTTCTCGTACGCTTCTTTACAATATTTATGATTTAGAATGGGATGACGAGCTTCTGAAAATGCTTAATATCCCGAGAGCGATGTTACCGGAAGTTCGTCCATCCTCTGAAGTATATGCGGACACAGTTCCTTATCACTTCTTTGGTGAAGAAGTTCCTGTTGCAGGTATCGCTGGTGACCAACAAGCGGCATTATTTGGTCAAGGCTGTTTTGAAAAAGGTATGGCGAAAAATACGTACGGAACTGGTTGTTTCTTACTAATGAATACTGGGGAAAAAGCAGTGCGTTCTGAAAATGGCCTATTGACAACCCTGGCTTGGGGAATTGATGGCAAAGTGGAATACGCGCTTGAAGGTAGTATTTTCGTTGCTGGTTCTGCTATTCAGTGGTTACGTGATGGCTTACGTATGGTTCGCCAATCAAGTGATTCTGAAAACTATGCGAGTCGTATTGAGTCAAGTGATGGCGTGTATGTTGTACCGGCATTCGTCGGTTTAGGCGCACCTTACTGGGATTCAGATGTTCGTGGTGCTGTGTTTGGATTAACTCGCGGAACTGAAAAAGAACAGTTTATCCGTGCAACTTTGGAATCTCTTGCGTATCAAACAAGAGACGTTCTTTATGCGATGGAACAAGACTCAGGAATTAAATTAAAAACGTTGCGTGTAGATGGTGGAGCTTCTGCTAATAATTTCTTAATGCAATTCCAATCCGATATTCTAGGTGTTCCAGTAGAACGTCCAGAAAACAAAGAAACAACGGTACTCGGAGCAGCATTTTTAGCAGGACTTGCAGTAGGTGTTTGGAAAGATAAAAATGAAATTAAAAAACATTGGAAACTGGACAAACGTTTTGAAGTAGAAATGAAAGAAGAACAAAGAGAAGATTTATATGAAGGCTGGCATAAAGCTGTTAAAGCGGCACAAGCTTTTAAATAA
- a CDS encoding L-lactate dehydrogenase, with protein MKPRKVMIIGAGNVGTAAAHAFVNQKFVEELILVDLNKERVEGNRKDLADAAAFMPGKMDITVREAGDCADVDIAVITVTAGPLKEGQTRLDELRSTSRIVASIVPEMMKGGFNGIFLIATNPCDIITYQVWKLSGLPRERVLGTGVWLDTTRLRRLLAEKLDIAAQSIDAFILGEHGDSQFPVWSHSSIYGKPVNEYSMEKLGEELDLKQIGETARDTGFEIYHQKGCTEYGIGGTIVEICRHIFSGSQRALTVSCVLDGEYGETGLAIGVPAVLSQNGVKEIISLKLDEQEQQAFANSVSVIKESIQSI; from the coding sequence ATGAAACCACGTAAAGTAATGATAATTGGAGCTGGGAATGTAGGGACGGCAGCAGCACACGCATTTGTTAATCAAAAATTTGTCGAAGAGTTAATTCTCGTAGACTTAAATAAAGAACGTGTAGAAGGAAATCGGAAAGACTTGGCTGATGCAGCAGCATTTATGCCGGGAAAAATGGATATTACGGTTCGAGAAGCAGGTGATTGTGCAGATGTAGATATTGCTGTTATTACCGTAACAGCTGGGCCATTAAAAGAAGGACAAACACGCTTGGATGAATTAAGAAGTACTTCAAGAATCGTTGCGAGCATTGTTCCAGAAATGATGAAGGGCGGATTTAACGGTATTTTCCTTATTGCGACCAATCCATGTGACATCATTACGTACCAAGTGTGGAAGCTGTCTGGACTGCCTAGAGAGCGCGTGCTTGGGACAGGTGTTTGGCTGGATACTACAAGGTTACGCCGTTTACTAGCAGAAAAACTAGATATTGCCGCACAAAGTATCGATGCCTTTATTCTTGGTGAGCATGGTGATTCCCAGTTCCCAGTATGGTCGCATTCGTCCATTTATGGTAAACCAGTCAATGAATATAGCATGGAAAAACTAGGCGAAGAGCTTGATTTAAAACAAATTGGTGAAACTGCCCGCGATACCGGCTTTGAAATTTATCACCAAAAAGGCTGCACAGAATATGGTATTGGTGGTACAATTGTTGAAATTTGTCGTCACATTTTCAGCGGTAGCCAGCGTGCTTTAACGGTGTCTTGCGTGTTGGACGGGGAATACGGTGAAACAGGTTTAGCAATTGGCGTGCCAGCAGTTTTAAGTCAAAATGGTGTTAAAGAAATTATCTCCTTAAAACTGGATGAACAAGAACAACAAGCTTTTGCAAATTCAGTTTCCGTTATTAAAGAAAGCATTCAATCGATTTAA